Proteins from a genomic interval of Ramlibacter algicola:
- a CDS encoding inositol monophosphatase family protein, translating to MPSPNLHPMLNVAVKAARAAGAIINRAALDIESVRVSQKQVNDFVTEVDHASEQVVIETLLQAYPDHAIWAEESGQQHGRQGSDHVWIIDPLDGTTNFIHGFPVYCVSIALAVKGRVEQAVIFDPTRNDLFTATRGRGAYLNERRIRVSKRTELARCLISTGFPFRPGDNFQLYLRAMAEVMQRTAGLRRPGAAALDLAYVAAGYTDGFFETGLSPWDVAAGSLLVTEAGGLVGNFTGEPDFLEQKECVAGNPRVYGQLVSMLSKYSKFAAAGDKAAVRQGLPPAPGLGEPREADAAAAQDAPAAGTDQPADE from the coding sequence ATGCCGTCCCCCAACCTGCACCCCATGCTCAACGTGGCCGTCAAGGCCGCACGCGCCGCCGGCGCCATCATCAACCGCGCCGCGCTGGACATCGAATCGGTCCGCGTCTCGCAGAAGCAGGTCAACGACTTCGTCACCGAAGTCGACCACGCGAGCGAGCAGGTCGTCATCGAGACGCTGCTGCAGGCCTACCCCGACCACGCCATCTGGGCCGAGGAATCGGGGCAGCAGCATGGCCGCCAGGGCAGCGACCATGTGTGGATCATCGATCCGCTGGACGGCACCACCAACTTCATCCACGGCTTCCCCGTCTACTGCGTCAGCATCGCGCTGGCGGTGAAGGGGCGCGTCGAGCAGGCCGTCATCTTCGATCCCACGCGCAACGACCTCTTCACGGCCACGCGTGGCCGCGGCGCGTACCTCAACGAGCGCCGCATCCGCGTGTCCAAGCGCACCGAACTCGCGCGCTGCCTCATCTCCACCGGCTTCCCGTTCCGGCCCGGCGACAACTTCCAGCTGTACCTGCGCGCGATGGCCGAGGTGATGCAGCGCACCGCCGGCCTGCGCCGCCCGGGCGCTGCCGCGCTCGACCTGGCCTACGTCGCCGCCGGCTACACGGACGGCTTCTTCGAGACCGGCCTCTCGCCCTGGGACGTCGCCGCTGGCTCGCTGCTGGTCACGGAGGCCGGCGGCCTGGTGGGCAACTTCACCGGCGAGCCGGACTTCCTCGAGCAGAAGGAATGCGTCGCGGGCAACCCGCGCGTGTACGGCCAGCTCGTGTCGATGCTCTCCAAGTACAGCAAGTTTGCCGCCGCCGGCGACAAGGCCGCGGTGCGCCAGGGCCTGCCGCCCGCACCGGGCCTGGGCGAGCCGCGCGAAGCCGATGCCGCCGCTGCGCAGGACGCGCCGGCCGCCGGCACCGACCAGCCCGCCGACGAGTGA
- a CDS encoding RNA methyltransferase, whose product MTTRFVLIGTSHAGNVGATARAMKVMGFDDLVLVAPRWDDVLARQEAIDRASGATEVLAKARIVATLDEAVEGVDVLCATAMTPRDFGPPTSTPREHLPTLVGRRVAFLFGSERYGMRNEDVYRCHVALTIPTAADYGSLNLAAAVQLVAYEWRLALGGFDVKPSAPPVVAADAKAVSGMLAHWEEALVAIRFLDPAAPKKLMPRLHQMFNRAQPTPEEIHILRGVAKAMLEAAKKGTP is encoded by the coding sequence ATGACCACGCGTTTCGTCCTGATCGGCACCAGCCACGCCGGCAACGTCGGTGCCACCGCCCGCGCGATGAAGGTGATGGGCTTCGACGACCTGGTGCTGGTCGCGCCGCGCTGGGACGACGTGCTGGCGCGGCAGGAAGCCATCGATCGGGCCAGCGGCGCCACCGAGGTGCTGGCCAAGGCGCGCATCGTGGCGACACTGGACGAGGCCGTCGAAGGCGTGGACGTGCTGTGCGCCACCGCGATGACGCCGCGCGACTTCGGCCCGCCGACCTCGACGCCGCGCGAGCACCTGCCGACGCTGGTCGGCCGGCGTGTGGCCTTCCTGTTCGGGTCCGAGCGCTACGGCATGCGCAACGAGGACGTGTACCGCTGCCACGTGGCGCTGACGATCCCGACCGCGGCCGACTACGGCTCGCTCAATCTCGCGGCGGCGGTGCAACTGGTCGCGTACGAATGGCGGCTGGCGCTCGGCGGGTTCGACGTGAAGCCCTCGGCACCACCGGTCGTGGCGGCCGATGCGAAGGCGGTGAGCGGGATGCTGGCGCACTGGGAAGAGGCGCTGGTGGCCATCCGCTTCCTCGATCCGGCGGCGCCCAAGAAGCTGATGCCGCGCCTGCACCAGATGTTCAATCGCGCGCAACCGACCCCGGAGGAAATCCACATCCTGCGTGGTGTCGCCAAGGCCATGCTCGAAGCGGCGAAGAAGGGGACGCCCTAG
- the cysE gene encoding serine O-acetyltransferase: protein MFDGLRSDIQCILDRDPAARGPWEVLTCYPGFHALVLHRLAHACWTRGLRWPGRFVSTVARWLTGIEIHPGARIGRGVFIDHGMGVVIGETAEIGDGCTIYQGVTLGGTSLERGAKRHPTLGRNVVVSAGAKVLGSFTVGDGAVVGANAVVIRPVPAGATAVGIPARIIRAEDKGERKAFAPYGATQAGDPVSEAMRGLIDNAASHEHQIAQLWQAIERLQMKQGERARVH, encoded by the coding sequence ATGTTCGACGGCCTCCGCAGCGACATCCAGTGCATCCTCGACCGCGACCCCGCCGCCCGCGGGCCGTGGGAGGTGCTCACCTGCTATCCCGGCTTCCACGCGCTGGTGCTGCACCGGCTGGCGCATGCGTGCTGGACGCGTGGCCTGCGCTGGCCGGGCCGCTTCGTGTCGACGGTCGCGCGCTGGTTGACCGGCATCGAGATCCATCCCGGCGCGCGCATCGGCCGCGGCGTGTTCATCGACCACGGCATGGGCGTCGTGATCGGCGAGACGGCCGAGATCGGCGACGGCTGCACGATCTACCAGGGCGTGACGCTGGGCGGCACCTCGCTGGAGCGCGGCGCCAAGCGCCATCCCACGCTGGGCCGCAACGTGGTCGTGAGCGCGGGCGCGAAGGTGCTCGGGAGCTTCACCGTCGGTGATGGCGCGGTGGTCGGCGCGAACGCCGTCGTGATCCGGCCCGTGCCCGCGGGTGCGACGGCGGTGGGCATTCCGGCGCGGATCATCCGGGCCGAGGACAAGGGGGAGCGGAAGGCGTTCGCGCCTTATGGCGCCACGCAGGCCGGGGACCCGGTCAGCGAGGCCATGCGCGGCTTGATCGACAACGCCGCGTCGCACGAGCACCAGATCGCTCAGCTGTGGCAGGCGATCGAGCGGCTGCAGATGAAGCAGGGCGAAAGGGCGCGGGTCCATTGA
- a CDS encoding amidase, with protein sequence MSARDDLQRTLADIAARDGGLKSFVAVHDTAGAQRELDRALAHRGALQGLAVGVKDIFDTAALPSQYGSALFAGHQPRLDAAIVQAVRRAGGVVVGKTATTEFAFLNPAPTLNPNAAGRTPGGSSAGSAASVAAGLVPLGIGTQTGGSVIRPASYCGVVGFKPTFGALPTPGLKPFSWSLDTVGLFTQRVTDMARWASALSGRTWTSQGAKPVVGIAWSYPFGELTPSARLALETARDKLRAAGVTVKDVDLPAWVADVHKAHDAVQGWEAVRALRDEFEFHADQLSAVLRDYLRDAQEVDDRAYEQGQATAAAGRGKLQQLFDGIDVLLAPSAPDEPPAGYGSTGASTFNRAWTLLHVPCVSVPGAKGVNGFPMGVQVVAPVGEDALCLRAAALLQASFGH encoded by the coding sequence ATGAGCGCGCGCGACGACCTGCAGCGCACGCTGGCGGACATCGCCGCGCGGGATGGCGGGCTGAAGTCGTTCGTCGCCGTGCACGACACGGCCGGCGCGCAACGCGAGCTCGATCGCGCGCTGGCGCATCGCGGCGCGCTGCAAGGCCTGGCCGTCGGCGTGAAGGACATCTTCGACACCGCGGCGCTGCCGTCGCAGTACGGCTCGGCGCTGTTCGCCGGCCACCAGCCTCGGCTGGACGCGGCCATCGTGCAGGCGGTCCGGCGCGCCGGCGGCGTGGTGGTCGGCAAGACCGCCACGACCGAGTTCGCATTCCTGAATCCGGCGCCCACGCTGAACCCGAATGCCGCCGGCCGCACGCCGGGCGGCTCCTCCGCGGGCTCCGCGGCCAGCGTGGCTGCTGGCCTGGTGCCATTGGGCATCGGCACGCAGACGGGTGGCTCGGTGATCCGGCCGGCCTCGTACTGCGGCGTGGTCGGCTTCAAGCCCACGTTCGGCGCCTTGCCGACGCCGGGCCTCAAGCCCTTTTCGTGGTCGCTGGACACCGTCGGGCTCTTCACGCAACGCGTCACGGACATGGCGCGCTGGGCGTCGGCCCTCAGCGGCCGCACCTGGACGTCGCAGGGCGCGAAGCCGGTGGTCGGCATCGCCTGGTCCTACCCCTTCGGCGAGCTCACGCCCAGTGCGCGGCTTGCGCTGGAGACGGCGCGCGACAAGCTGCGCGCGGCCGGCGTGACCGTCAAGGACGTGGATCTGCCGGCGTGGGTCGCCGACGTGCACAAGGCGCACGACGCCGTCCAGGGCTGGGAAGCCGTGCGCGCGCTGCGCGACGAATTCGAGTTCCATGCCGACCAGCTGTCGGCCGTGCTGCGCGACTACCTGCGCGATGCGCAGGAGGTCGACGACCGCGCGTACGAGCAGGGGCAGGCGACGGCCGCGGCGGGACGCGGGAAGCTGCAGCAGCTGTTCGACGGCATCGACGTGCTGCTCGCGCCCAGCGCGCCCGACGAACCGCCCGCGGGGTACGGTTCCACCGGAGCGTCCACGTTCAACCGTGCCTGGACGCTGCTGCACGTGCCGTGCGTGAGCGTGCCGGGGGCCAAGGGCGTGAACGGGTTCCCGATGGGCGTGCAAGTGGTCGCGCCCGTGGGCGAGGACGCGCTGTGCTTGCGGGCGGCGGCGCTGCTCCAGGCCTCGTTCGGCCACTGA
- the mog gene encoding molybdopterin adenylyltransferase has product MSDIAFDPVRIGIVSISDRASSGVYEDKGLPALKDWLTRALKNPITFEPRLIPDDQDRISAALVELVDDAHCALVLTTGGTGPARRDVTPEATLAIAHKEMPGFGEQMRQISLRFVPTAILSRQVAVVRGESLVINLPGQPKSIQETLEGLKDADGKSVVPGIFAAVPYCIDLIGGPYLETHDDVCKAFRPKSATRAPKAAA; this is encoded by the coding sequence ATGAGTGACATCGCCTTCGACCCGGTGCGCATCGGCATCGTGTCCATCAGCGACCGCGCCTCGTCCGGCGTCTACGAGGACAAGGGCCTGCCGGCGCTGAAGGACTGGCTCACGCGTGCGCTGAAGAACCCGATCACGTTCGAGCCGCGCCTGATCCCCGACGACCAGGACCGCATCAGCGCCGCGCTTGTCGAACTGGTCGACGACGCCCACTGCGCGCTGGTGCTCACCACCGGCGGCACCGGCCCGGCGCGACGCGACGTCACGCCCGAGGCGACGCTCGCGATCGCGCACAAGGAGATGCCCGGCTTCGGCGAGCAGATGCGGCAGATCAGCCTGCGCTTCGTGCCGACCGCCATCCTGTCGCGCCAGGTCGCGGTCGTTCGCGGCGAATCGCTGGTGATCAACCTGCCCGGCCAGCCGAAGTCGATCCAGGAGACGCTCGAAGGCCTGAAGGATGCCGACGGCAAGTCGGTCGTCCCGGGCATCTTCGCGGCCGTGCCGTATTGCATCGACCTGATCGGCGGCCCCTACCTCGAGACACACGACGACGTCTGCAAGGCGTTCCGGCCCAAGAGCGCGACCCGCGCGCCGAAGGCGGCCGCATGA
- the yjgA gene encoding ribosome biogenesis factor YjgA translates to MSRKPKKGYFVRGQFVAEGSELDLQLKAEQKHFQDNSRTELKRESEELQKLGEQLMSLRAELFERLQLPEKLVEAMAQARRITNFEGKRRQMQYVGKLMRQLDEDELAAARAALDEQRHGSARESQALHEAEQWRDDLVERDEALQAWLDAHPDTDTQQLRALIRQARKERQPSQDEISRGLVPRHGRAYREIFQLVKEQLQHE, encoded by the coding sequence ATGTCACGCAAACCGAAGAAAGGCTACTTCGTGCGCGGCCAGTTCGTCGCCGAAGGCAGCGAACTGGACCTGCAGTTGAAGGCCGAACAAAAGCATTTCCAGGACAACAGCCGCACGGAGCTCAAGCGCGAAAGCGAGGAGCTGCAGAAGCTGGGCGAGCAGCTCATGTCGCTGCGCGCCGAACTCTTCGAGCGCCTGCAATTGCCCGAGAAGCTGGTCGAGGCGATGGCGCAAGCGCGCCGCATCACCAACTTCGAAGGCAAGCGGCGCCAGATGCAGTACGTCGGCAAGCTCATGCGCCAGCTCGACGAGGACGAGCTCGCCGCCGCGCGCGCCGCCCTCGACGAGCAACGCCATGGGTCCGCGCGCGAAAGCCAGGCCTTGCACGAGGCCGAGCAGTGGCGCGACGACCTCGTCGAGCGCGACGAGGCGCTGCAGGCGTGGCTGGACGCGCATCCGGACACCGACACGCAGCAACTGCGCGCCCTGATCCGCCAGGCGCGCAAGGAGCGCCAACCCAGCCAGGACGAGATCTCGCGCGGCCTGGTGCCGCGGCACGGGCGCGCGTACCGCGAGATCTTCCAGCTCGTGAAGGAGCAGCTGCAGCATGAGTGA
- the pmbA gene encoding metalloprotease PmbA encodes MNAAQRAGTGFSYTRDTFEQLVDRALEVARKLGATDAGAEASEGCGLSVSVRKGELENVERNRDKSLGVTVYIGQRRGNASTSDFSDAAIEQTVKAAYDIARFTAEDPVAGLPDADDIAQAREQPDLDLFHPWSVDSEEAARIALACEAAAFATDKRITNSEGAGVSAQQSHFFSAHTRGFRGGYASSRHSISVAPIAGKGDAMQRDAWYTSMRSPQELSAPEAVGRYAAERALSRLKSRKISTRECPVLFESPLAAGLLGAYVQGTSGGALYRRSSFLVDSLGKDVFAKHLDIVEDPHVRRGKGSAPFDEEGVRTNARKVVDAGRVQGYFLSSYSARKLGMKTTGNAGGSHNLSLTSRRTKQGDDLPEMLRKLGTGLFVIELMGQGVNYVTGDYSRGASGFWVENGQIAFPVQEITIAGNLKDMFRGIEAVGADVYNYGAKSVGSVLVNRMKIAGS; translated from the coding sequence ATGAATGCAGCCCAGCGCGCCGGCACCGGCTTCTCGTACACGCGTGACACCTTCGAACAGCTCGTCGACCGGGCGCTGGAGGTCGCCAGGAAGCTCGGGGCCACCGACGCGGGCGCCGAAGCGTCCGAGGGCTGCGGCCTGTCGGTGTCGGTGCGCAAGGGCGAACTCGAAAACGTCGAGCGCAACCGCGACAAGTCGCTGGGCGTCACGGTCTACATCGGCCAGCGTCGCGGCAACGCCAGCACCTCCGACTTCTCCGACGCGGCGATCGAGCAGACGGTGAAGGCCGCGTACGACATCGCGCGCTTCACCGCGGAAGACCCGGTGGCCGGCCTGCCCGACGCGGACGACATCGCGCAAGCCAGGGAGCAGCCGGACCTGGACCTGTTCCATCCGTGGAGCGTCGACAGCGAGGAAGCCGCACGCATCGCGCTCGCATGCGAAGCAGCTGCATTCGCCACCGACAAGCGCATCACCAACAGCGAAGGCGCCGGCGTGTCGGCGCAGCAAAGCCATTTCTTCAGCGCCCACACGCGCGGCTTCCGCGGCGGCTATGCCAGTTCGCGCCACTCGATCTCGGTGGCGCCGATCGCGGGCAAGGGCGACGCCATGCAGCGCGACGCCTGGTACACGTCGATGCGCTCGCCGCAGGAACTGTCCGCGCCGGAAGCCGTGGGCCGCTACGCCGCCGAACGTGCGCTGTCGCGCCTGAAGTCGCGCAAGATTTCCACGCGCGAGTGCCCCGTGCTGTTCGAATCGCCCCTGGCCGCCGGCCTGCTGGGCGCGTACGTGCAGGGCACCAGCGGTGGCGCGCTGTACCGTCGCAGCAGCTTCCTGGTGGATTCGCTGGGCAAGGACGTGTTCGCCAAGCACCTGGACATCGTCGAGGACCCGCACGTGCGCCGGGGCAAGGGCAGCGCGCCGTTCGACGAGGAGGGCGTGCGCACCAACGCGCGCAAGGTGGTCGACGCCGGCCGCGTGCAGGGCTACTTCCTGTCGAGCTACTCGGCGCGCAAGCTGGGCATGAAGACCACCGGCAACGCGGGCGGCTCGCACAACCTGTCGCTGACGTCGCGCCGTACCAAGCAGGGCGATGACCTGCCGGAGATGCTGCGCAAGCTGGGCACCGGCCTGTTCGTGATCGAACTGATGGGCCAGGGCGTGAACTACGTGACCGGCGACTATTCACGCGGCGCGAGCGGCTTCTGGGTGGAGAACGGCCAGATCGCGTTCCCCGTGCAGGAGATCACCATCGCCGGCAACCTGAAGGACATGTTCCGCGGCATCGAAGCCGTCGGCGCCGACGTCTACAACTACGGTGCCAAGAGTGTCGGCTCGGTCCTGGTCAACCGGATGAAGATCGCGGGCTCGTAG
- a CDS encoding GatB/YqeY domain-containing protein, with translation MPLKDRITEDMKAAMRAKDTDRLGTIRLLTAAMKQKEVDERVELDDAAVVGIVDKLIKQRKDSIDAFTKAGRQDLADKEAAEVTVLQAYLPARLSADEVAAEVKAIVAEVGAKGPGDMGKVMGAAKQRLAGKADMGQVSAAVKAALAG, from the coding sequence ATGCCGCTGAAGGATCGCATCACCGAGGACATGAAGGCCGCCATGCGCGCCAAGGACACCGACCGCCTGGGCACCATCCGCCTGCTGACCGCCGCGATGAAGCAGAAGGAAGTGGACGAGCGCGTGGAGCTGGACGACGCCGCCGTCGTCGGCATCGTCGACAAGCTGATCAAGCAGCGCAAGGACAGCATCGATGCCTTCACCAAGGCCGGCCGCCAGGACCTGGCCGACAAGGAAGCCGCCGAAGTGACGGTGCTGCAGGCCTACCTGCCCGCCCGCCTGTCCGCCGACGAAGTCGCCGCCGAAGTGAAGGCGATCGTGGCCGAAGTCGGCGCCAAGGGCCCGGGCGACATGGGCAAGGTCATGGGCGCCGCCAAGCAGCGCCTGGCGGGCAAGGCCGACATGGGCCAGGTGTCCGCAGCCGTCAAGGCGGCGCTGGCGGGCTGA
- the rpsU gene encoding 30S ribosomal protein S21 — MTTIRVKENEPFDVALRRFKRTIEKLGLLTELRAREFYEKPTAERKRKKAAAVKRHYKRVRSMQLPKKLY; from the coding sequence ATGACGACGATTCGAGTCAAGGAAAACGAGCCCTTCGACGTGGCCCTGCGCCGCTTCAAGCGCACCATCGAAAAGCTGGGCCTGCTGACGGAACTGCGCGCGCGCGAGTTCTACGAGAAGCCCACCGCCGAGCGCAAGCGCAAGAAGGCGGCCGCGGTCAAGCGCCACTACAAGCGCGTGCGCAGCATGCAGCTGCCCAAGAAGCTCTACTAA
- a CDS encoding response regulator, translating to MPPISATPAPAAPAQPSAAPGSGRVLVVDDNADAADTLAELLQLLGYVTTTAGDAEQALRKIDEFKPNLALFDIGLPGTDGYELARQVRARPDGATFRLVALTGYGQESDRARAMEAKFDEHLVKPVAIDDLTSVISRLLG from the coding sequence ATGCCGCCTATCTCTGCCACTCCCGCCCCGGCCGCCCCCGCGCAGCCGTCCGCCGCACCCGGCTCCGGCCGCGTGCTGGTGGTCGACGACAACGCCGACGCCGCCGACACGCTCGCCGAGCTGCTGCAACTGCTCGGCTACGTCACCACAACCGCCGGCGACGCCGAGCAGGCGCTGCGCAAGATCGACGAGTTCAAGCCGAACCTGGCCCTGTTCGACATCGGCCTGCCCGGCACCGACGGCTACGAGCTGGCGCGCCAGGTGCGCGCGCGCCCCGACGGCGCCACCTTCCGCCTGGTGGCGCTCACCGGCTACGGGCAGGAGAGCGACCGCGCCCGCGCGATGGAAGCCAAGTTCGACGAGCACCTGGTCAAGCCGGTCGCCATCGACGACCTGACCTCGGTCATCAGCCGCCTGCTGGGTTGA
- a CDS encoding NAD(P)/FAD-dependent oxidoreductase: MTTSPQRFDAIVVGAGAAGLFCAGVAGQLGLKVLLVDHAAKVAEKIRISGGGRCNFTNRELDPRAPHKHFLGGNPHFCRSALSRYTAEDFIGLVRRHGIAFHEKHKGQLFGDRSSDDFIQMLLAECGAGGVERWQPCAVRAVRTAGDGYEIDTDRGVASAPRVVIATGGLSIPQIGASDFGHRIAAQFGLKLVPPRPALVPLTFEGASWAPYAGLAGLALPVRIATGSKKAAMAFDEDLLFTHRGLSGPAVLQISSYWAPGTPIRIDLAPATDVAAALADAKLRSRKLVANELATLVPERLADAWMQGRPTLQRPVVEAADKALAALAHDIANWELVPAGTEGYRKAEVTAGGVDTRELSSQTMESRQPGLYFIGEVVDVTGWLGGYNFQWAWASAWACAHGMAAEPARH, translated from the coding sequence ATGACGACCAGCCCCCAACGCTTCGACGCCATCGTGGTCGGCGCGGGCGCCGCCGGCCTGTTCTGCGCCGGGGTCGCCGGCCAGCTCGGGCTCAAGGTCCTGCTGGTGGACCACGCGGCCAAGGTCGCCGAGAAGATCCGCATCTCCGGCGGCGGCCGCTGCAACTTCACCAACCGCGAACTCGACCCGCGCGCGCCGCACAAGCACTTCCTGGGCGGCAACCCGCACTTCTGCCGCTCGGCGCTGTCGCGCTACACGGCCGAGGACTTCATCGGCCTGGTGCGGCGGCACGGCATCGCCTTCCACGAGAAGCACAAGGGCCAGCTGTTCGGCGACCGCAGCTCGGACGACTTCATCCAGATGCTGCTGGCCGAATGCGGCGCCGGCGGCGTCGAGCGCTGGCAGCCTTGCGCCGTGCGCGCGGTCCGGACGGCCGGCGACGGGTACGAGATCGACACCGACCGTGGGGTGGCCAGCGCGCCCCGCGTGGTCATCGCCACCGGCGGGTTGTCGATCCCGCAGATCGGCGCGAGCGACTTCGGCCACCGCATCGCGGCGCAGTTCGGCCTGAAGCTGGTGCCGCCGCGGCCCGCGCTGGTGCCGCTCACGTTCGAGGGCGCGTCGTGGGCGCCCTACGCAGGCCTGGCCGGCCTGGCGCTGCCGGTGCGCATCGCCACCGGAAGCAAGAAGGCGGCGATGGCCTTCGACGAGGACCTGCTGTTCACGCACCGCGGGCTGTCAGGCCCCGCGGTGCTGCAGATCTCCAGCTACTGGGCGCCGGGGACGCCGATCCGCATCGACCTGGCGCCGGCCACCGACGTCGCCGCGGCGCTGGCGGACGCCAAGCTGCGCTCGCGCAAGCTGGTCGCCAACGAACTGGCCACGCTCGTGCCCGAACGGCTCGCCGATGCGTGGATGCAAGGGCGCCCCACCCTGCAGCGGCCCGTGGTGGAGGCCGCCGACAAGGCGCTGGCGGCGCTCGCCCACGACATCGCGAACTGGGAACTGGTGCCCGCGGGCACCGAGGGCTACCGCAAGGCGGAGGTCACGGCCGGAGGCGTCGACACGCGCGAGCTGTCGTCGCAGACCATGGAGTCGCGCCAGCCGGGGCTGTACTTCATCGGCGAGGTGGTCGACGTGACCGGCTGGCTGGGGGGCTACAACTTCCAGTGGGCCTGGGCCAGCGCGTGGGCCTGTGCCCACGGAATGGCTGCGGAGCCTGCACGGCACTGA
- a CDS encoding efflux RND transporter periplasmic adaptor subunit codes for MRLLMLGVLCGCLALAGCNRQADAKAGPKEPSALLVGPEDVLVLRAGTLVSGPLITGTVQPERRADLRAEISAVVKEVLKENGDPVKKGDLLVRLDDTAIRDLMVSAQESERSARQAYEQAERQLQRLTTLRASGMASAQQLEDAEIRRNTTQSDHVAAKARTVQARQQLQRTEVRAPFDGIVAERKLSVGDTAAVGKELLKVMDPRTLRLEGLVSADAIQSVQRGQVVNFRVNGFGDKDFTGKVRLVSPAANPMTRQVEVLVDVDEALPRMSGLYAQGRIATQSGAALTLGAASLVRVGESAWVWRINDGKLQKVAVALGERDARSGEYVVRSGVAAGDRLLRTPIATLKEGQAVQEPPAGVAAAAASASSAVR; via the coding sequence ATGCGATTGCTGATGCTGGGAGTGCTGTGTGGCTGCCTCGCGCTGGCGGGCTGCAACCGGCAGGCCGACGCGAAGGCGGGGCCCAAGGAGCCGTCGGCGCTGCTGGTCGGCCCCGAGGACGTGCTCGTCCTGCGTGCCGGCACGCTGGTGTCCGGGCCGCTGATCACCGGCACGGTGCAACCCGAGCGCCGCGCCGACCTGCGCGCGGAGATCTCCGCGGTCGTCAAGGAAGTCCTCAAGGAGAACGGCGACCCGGTGAAGAAGGGCGACCTGCTGGTCCGCCTGGACGACACCGCCATCCGCGACCTGATGGTGTCGGCGCAGGAGTCCGAGCGCTCGGCCCGCCAGGCCTACGAGCAGGCCGAGCGCCAGCTGCAGCGCCTGACCACCCTGCGCGCATCCGGCATGGCGTCCGCGCAGCAGCTCGAGGACGCCGAGATCCGCCGCAACACGACCCAGAGCGACCACGTCGCGGCCAAGGCCCGCACCGTGCAGGCGCGCCAGCAGCTGCAGCGCACCGAAGTGCGCGCGCCGTTCGACGGCATCGTCGCCGAGCGCAAGCTGTCGGTCGGCGACACGGCGGCGGTCGGCAAGGAACTGCTGAAGGTGATGGATCCGCGCACGCTGCGCCTGGAGGGCCTGGTGTCCGCCGACGCAATCCAGTCCGTGCAGCGCGGCCAGGTCGTCAACTTCCGCGTCAACGGCTTCGGCGACAAGGACTTCACCGGCAAGGTGCGCTTGGTCAGCCCGGCCGCCAACCCGATGACCCGCCAGGTGGAGGTGCTGGTCGACGTCGACGAGGCGCTGCCGCGCATGTCGGGCCTGTACGCACAGGGCCGCATCGCCACCCAGTCCGGCGCCGCGCTCACCCTGGGTGCCGCATCGCTGGTGCGCGTGGGCGAGAGCGCCTGGGTCTGGCGCATCAACGACGGCAAGCTGCAGAAGGTGGCGGTGGCGCTGGGCGAGCGCGACGCGCGCAGCGGCGAGTACGTGGTCCGCAGCGGCGTCGCCGCCGGCGACCGCCTGCTGCGCACGCCGATCGCGACGCTCAAGGAAGGCCAGGCCGTGCAGGAGCCGCCCGCCGGCGTCGCGGCGGCCGCCGCGTCCGCTTCGAGCGCGGTGCGGTAA